The Puntigrus tetrazona isolate hp1 chromosome 3, ASM1883169v1, whole genome shotgun sequence genome contains a region encoding:
- the zc3h7ba gene encoding zinc finger CCCH-type containing 7Ba isoform X2: protein MSAERQKRREEIQTGLSFIKCSLPYPDPEGFEVGLERIHGGELNKSGAAAGSEATSVMPSLLDETSSVGLEEVTDSAGDSGWPSPVPASDPHGALGLEDTELMGDELDSLLDCMSKEEDASQSRVVPSGLLCFSPPRLPPAFFSSVGGELNSLDSFTEAERRSGLSGGGLDALDSLGPPLAVGGASLDSLSEFALPGAEIGRRFLTPVKLTHPPATLSRNPLEQSHDFTQACSSCFRSTGPGVLDFEFSPGVSHSCKKDLLLCRRRGGANPPWRRIRPRPTRNNFQAAFVLCREVLENQVCKYGEGCTFAYCQEEIDVWTQERRGLLIRELLFNPLSTNERQALGVIELLNIHTGMFMFLCEACFDCRPRTISKRWKENPALCANAPTRHQFDKNKCLVHAVKSGAVSHSKVRALSSRCQFDVCRLELTSDCKRKDGCCFAHSLIELQIWILQRDTGITHEEIVQESKKHWNKQLPAVVASLSLSKITGAKSKSPIRTEVTNGNVGPVQGTGSAKVKGHRLELMKFVCGQCWRDGLVSEPDRAQKYCTAKARHSWTKDRRVLLVKSQEKKKWVAVRPLPFSKTFPQQYEICVHVLKQRKCNYIGNCTFAHSQEEKDLWTYMKNNGFKDIQLVFDDWLSTSKQNRASDITSASQPMEKKQITMPTDFAEPALNGFYCSLCGKHSSSNRQWQQHISTEKHKQRVFSGEGEDESLAWSHRFPGPRFSICPRSEEGCADGASCDFAHSEEELQEWRERRDFLRRTLHRARAENLLSPTDNDFGILTFIFQD from the exons ATGAGCGCTGAGCGTCAGAAGCGCAGGGAGGAGATCCAGACAGGACTGAGCTTCATCAa GTGTTCTCTGCCTTATCCGGACCCTGAAGGCTTCGAGGTCGGGCTCGAGCGAATTCACGGAGGAGAGCTGAATAAA AGCGGGGCAGCTGCAGGATCTGAGGCGACTTCGGTCATGCCGTCACTTTTAGATGAG aCTTCTTCTGTGGGACTGGAGGAAGTGACAGACTCTGCAG GTGACTCTGGTTGGCCGTCTCCGGTCCCCGCGAGCGACCCCCACGGGGCCCTGGGTCTGGAGGACACCGAGCTGATGGGAGACGAGCTGGACAGTCTGCTGGACTGCATGTCTAAAGAGGAAGACGCGTCGCAG AGCAGAGTCGTTCCCAGCGGCCTGCTGTGTTTCTCACCTCCTCGCCTCCCTCCGGCTTTCTTCTCGTCCGTCGGGGGTGAGCTGAACTCTCTGGACTCCTTCACGGAAGCGGAGCGGCGCTCGGGGTTGAGCGGCGGCGGGCTGGACGCGCTGGACTCGCTCGGCCCGCCCCTGGCGGTGGGAGGAGCCTCGCTGGATTCGCTGTCCGAGTTCGCCCTGCCAG GCGCGGAGATCGGCCGCCGTTTCCTGACGCCTGTCAAGCTGACGCATCCTCCCG CGACTCTGTCCAGGAACCCTCTTGAACAATCACATGACTTCACTCAGGCCTGCAGCAGCTGCTTCAGGAGCACGG GTCCAGGTGTGCTGGATTTCGAGTTCAGTCCTGGTGTTTCTCACAGCTGTAAGAAGGATCTTCTGCTGTGCAGGAGAAGGGGCGGGGCTAACCCACCCTGGAGGCGGATCCGGCCCCGCCCAACTCGCAACAACTTCCAGGCCGCCTTTGTGCTCTGTAGAG aggtgTTGGAGAATCAGGTGTGTAAGTACGGCGAAGGCTGCACGTTTGCCTATTGTCAAGAAGAGATTGACGTGTGGACGCAGGAGAGGCGGGGCTTACTGATCAGAGAGCTGCTCTTCAATCCGCTCTCGACCAATGAGAGACAAGCACTCGGCGTCATTGAACTACTGAACATACACACGGGCATGTTTATGTTCCTCTGTGAG GCCTGTTTCGACTGCCGACCCAGAACGATCAGCAAACGCTGGAAGGAGAATCCCGCTCTGTGTGCGAACGCACCGACTCGACATCAGTTTGACAAGAACAA gTGTTTGGTTCACGCGGTGAAGAGCGGCGCTGTCAGTCACAGTAAGGTCCGAGCGCTGAGCTCTCGCTGTCAGTTTGACGTGTGTCGTCTCGAGCTCACTTCGGACTGTAAGAGGAAGGACGGCTGCTGCTTCGCTCACTCGCTCATCGAGCTGCAGATCTGGATCCTGCAGAGAGACACTG gaaTCACTCATGAAGAGATTGTACAGGAGTCTAAAAAACACTGGAACAAACAGCTT CCTGCGGTCGTAGCTTCACTCTCACTGAGCAAAATCACTGGTGCCAAATCGAAGAGTCCAATCAGAACGGAGGTGACGAATGGAAACGTGGGTCCTGTGCAGGGAACAGGAAGTGccaaggtcaaaggtcacaggCTGGAGCTGATGAAGTTTGTGTGCGGTCAGTGCTGGAGAGACGGGCTGGTCAGTGAACCGGACCGAGCGCAGAAATACTGCACCGCTAAAGCCAGACACAG CTGGACCAAAGACAGGAGGGTTTTACTGGTCAAATCCCAAGAGAAGAAGAAGTGGGTCGCAGTTCGACCTTTGCCCTTTTCCAAGACCTTTCCTCAACAATATGAA ATCTGCGTCCATGTGCTGAAGCAACGTAAATGCAATTACATCGGGAACTGCACTTTCGCTCACAGTCAGGAGGAGAAGGATCTGTGGACGTACATGAAGAACAACGGCT TCAAGGACATCCAGCTGGTGTTTGACGATTGGCTCTCAACCTCCAAACAGAACAGAGCCTCTGACATCACCTCAGCATCTCAGCCAATGGAAAAGAAGCAGATCACCATGCCGACAGACTTTGCTGAACCGGCG CTGAACGGGTTCTACTGTTCTCTGTGTGGGAAACACAGCAGCAGTAATCGTCAGTGGCAGCAGCACATCTCCACAGAGAAGCACAAGCAGAGAGTGTTCAGCGGAGAGGGAGAGGACGAGAGCCTGGCCTGGTCCCACCGCTTCCCCGGACCCCGCTTCTCCATCTGTCCCAG gtcgGAGGAGGGCTGTGCCGATGGTGCGAGTTGTGACTTCGCTCACAGCGAGGAGGAGCTTCAGGAGTGGCGCGAACGAAGGGATTTCCTGCGCAGGACGTTACACAGAGCCAGAGCCGAAAACCTGCTCTCCCCAACTGACAACGACTTCGGCATCTTGACCTTCATATTTCAGGATTAA
- the zc3h7ba gene encoding zinc finger CCCH-type containing 7Ba isoform X1: MSAERQKRREEIQTGLSFIKCSLPYPDPEGFEVGLERIHGGELNKSGAAAGSEATSVMPSLLDETSSVGLEEVTDSAGDSGWPSPVPASDPHGALGLEDTELMGDELDSLLDCMSKEEDASQSRVVPSGLLCFSPPRLPPAFFSSVGGELNSLDSFTEAERRSGLSGGGLDALDSLGPPLAVGGASLDSLSEFALPGAEIGRRFLTPVKLTHPPARNGHGTSTLSRNPLEQSHDFTQACSSCFRSTGPGVLDFEFSPGVSHSCKKDLLLCRRRGGANPPWRRIRPRPTRNNFQAAFVLCREVLENQVCKYGEGCTFAYCQEEIDVWTQERRGLLIRELLFNPLSTNERQALGVIELLNIHTGMFMFLCEACFDCRPRTISKRWKENPALCANAPTRHQFDKNKCLVHAVKSGAVSHSKVRALSSRCQFDVCRLELTSDCKRKDGCCFAHSLIELQIWILQRDTGITHEEIVQESKKHWNKQLPAVVASLSLSKITGAKSKSPIRTEVTNGNVGPVQGTGSAKVKGHRLELMKFVCGQCWRDGLVSEPDRAQKYCTAKARHSWTKDRRVLLVKSQEKKKWVAVRPLPFSKTFPQQYEICVHVLKQRKCNYIGNCTFAHSQEEKDLWTYMKNNGFKDIQLVFDDWLSTSKQNRASDITSASQPMEKKQITMPTDFAEPALNGFYCSLCGKHSSSNRQWQQHISTEKHKQRVFSGEGEDESLAWSHRFPGPRFSICPRSEEGCADGASCDFAHSEEELQEWRERRDFLRRTLHRARAENLLSPTDNDFGILTFIFQD; encoded by the exons ATGAGCGCTGAGCGTCAGAAGCGCAGGGAGGAGATCCAGACAGGACTGAGCTTCATCAa GTGTTCTCTGCCTTATCCGGACCCTGAAGGCTTCGAGGTCGGGCTCGAGCGAATTCACGGAGGAGAGCTGAATAAA AGCGGGGCAGCTGCAGGATCTGAGGCGACTTCGGTCATGCCGTCACTTTTAGATGAG aCTTCTTCTGTGGGACTGGAGGAAGTGACAGACTCTGCAG GTGACTCTGGTTGGCCGTCTCCGGTCCCCGCGAGCGACCCCCACGGGGCCCTGGGTCTGGAGGACACCGAGCTGATGGGAGACGAGCTGGACAGTCTGCTGGACTGCATGTCTAAAGAGGAAGACGCGTCGCAG AGCAGAGTCGTTCCCAGCGGCCTGCTGTGTTTCTCACCTCCTCGCCTCCCTCCGGCTTTCTTCTCGTCCGTCGGGGGTGAGCTGAACTCTCTGGACTCCTTCACGGAAGCGGAGCGGCGCTCGGGGTTGAGCGGCGGCGGGCTGGACGCGCTGGACTCGCTCGGCCCGCCCCTGGCGGTGGGAGGAGCCTCGCTGGATTCGCTGTCCGAGTTCGCCCTGCCAG GCGCGGAGATCGGCCGCCGTTTCCTGACGCCTGTCAAGCTGACGCATCCTCCCGCG aggAATGGTCATGGGACCTCGACTCTGTCCAGGAACCCTCTTGAACAATCACATGACTTCACTCAGGCCTGCAGCAGCTGCTTCAGGAGCACGG GTCCAGGTGTGCTGGATTTCGAGTTCAGTCCTGGTGTTTCTCACAGCTGTAAGAAGGATCTTCTGCTGTGCAGGAGAAGGGGCGGGGCTAACCCACCCTGGAGGCGGATCCGGCCCCGCCCAACTCGCAACAACTTCCAGGCCGCCTTTGTGCTCTGTAGAG aggtgTTGGAGAATCAGGTGTGTAAGTACGGCGAAGGCTGCACGTTTGCCTATTGTCAAGAAGAGATTGACGTGTGGACGCAGGAGAGGCGGGGCTTACTGATCAGAGAGCTGCTCTTCAATCCGCTCTCGACCAATGAGAGACAAGCACTCGGCGTCATTGAACTACTGAACATACACACGGGCATGTTTATGTTCCTCTGTGAG GCCTGTTTCGACTGCCGACCCAGAACGATCAGCAAACGCTGGAAGGAGAATCCCGCTCTGTGTGCGAACGCACCGACTCGACATCAGTTTGACAAGAACAA gTGTTTGGTTCACGCGGTGAAGAGCGGCGCTGTCAGTCACAGTAAGGTCCGAGCGCTGAGCTCTCGCTGTCAGTTTGACGTGTGTCGTCTCGAGCTCACTTCGGACTGTAAGAGGAAGGACGGCTGCTGCTTCGCTCACTCGCTCATCGAGCTGCAGATCTGGATCCTGCAGAGAGACACTG gaaTCACTCATGAAGAGATTGTACAGGAGTCTAAAAAACACTGGAACAAACAGCTT CCTGCGGTCGTAGCTTCACTCTCACTGAGCAAAATCACTGGTGCCAAATCGAAGAGTCCAATCAGAACGGAGGTGACGAATGGAAACGTGGGTCCTGTGCAGGGAACAGGAAGTGccaaggtcaaaggtcacaggCTGGAGCTGATGAAGTTTGTGTGCGGTCAGTGCTGGAGAGACGGGCTGGTCAGTGAACCGGACCGAGCGCAGAAATACTGCACCGCTAAAGCCAGACACAG CTGGACCAAAGACAGGAGGGTTTTACTGGTCAAATCCCAAGAGAAGAAGAAGTGGGTCGCAGTTCGACCTTTGCCCTTTTCCAAGACCTTTCCTCAACAATATGAA ATCTGCGTCCATGTGCTGAAGCAACGTAAATGCAATTACATCGGGAACTGCACTTTCGCTCACAGTCAGGAGGAGAAGGATCTGTGGACGTACATGAAGAACAACGGCT TCAAGGACATCCAGCTGGTGTTTGACGATTGGCTCTCAACCTCCAAACAGAACAGAGCCTCTGACATCACCTCAGCATCTCAGCCAATGGAAAAGAAGCAGATCACCATGCCGACAGACTTTGCTGAACCGGCG CTGAACGGGTTCTACTGTTCTCTGTGTGGGAAACACAGCAGCAGTAATCGTCAGTGGCAGCAGCACATCTCCACAGAGAAGCACAAGCAGAGAGTGTTCAGCGGAGAGGGAGAGGACGAGAGCCTGGCCTGGTCCCACCGCTTCCCCGGACCCCGCTTCTCCATCTGTCCCAG gtcgGAGGAGGGCTGTGCCGATGGTGCGAGTTGTGACTTCGCTCACAGCGAGGAGGAGCTTCAGGAGTGGCGCGAACGAAGGGATTTCCTGCGCAGGACGTTACACAGAGCCAGAGCCGAAAACCTGCTCTCCCCAACTGACAACGACTTCGGCATCTTGACCTTCATATTTCAGGATTAA
- the rangap1a gene encoding ran GTPase-activating protein 1a codes for MASDDVANLAASLAKTQVDEGELSYKGQGLKLDNAQSVETMVKEIEEFDGLRALRLEGNTVGLEAARTIAKALEKKSDLQCCHWSDMFTGRLRAEIPPALVSLGDALIMAGARLKVLDLSDNAFGPDGVKGIEQLLRSAACHTLQELRLNNCGMGIGGGKILAAALTVCHKESSALGAPLQLKVFIAGRNRLENDGATALAQAFQLIGSLEEVHMPQNGINHPGVTALATAMQHNPQLRVLNLNDNTFTKRGAIAMAQALKHLRNVQVINFGDCLVRSEGASAIAETLREGLPILKELNLSFGEITEEAALEVARSVKHKDQFEKLDLNGNSLGEEGCDNLREVMESMDMADKLGTLSDDEGEPEEDEDEEEDDDDDDDEEEDVEEEEEEDEEEEEEEDEGEEEKSELNQFSTPPSAPRTPDVSSFLSFPSPDKLLRLGAKRSFLIQQQVDVSDVSKTVEAFLKISSVFKEDDGEVKAAVLESVDAVLSKAFLTPSFQGLTFMSSLLVMLGLLKSEDKLKPVKVVPGHLQCLEHAVKQGYFPREHITVLKAFMARPNKSLEPCSSARDRLKTTLQKLTAES; via the exons ATGGCATCGGACGACGTGGCGAACCTCGCCGCCTCATTGGCCAAAACTCAGGTCGATGAGGGCGAGCTCAGTTATAAAGGACAAGGCCTTAAACTGGACAACGCCCAGTCCG TGGAGACGATGGTGAAGGAGATCGAGGAGTTCGACGGCCTGCGCGCGCTCCGGCTGGAGGGGAACACCGTCGGCTTGGAGGCGGCGCGGACCATCGCCAAAGCCCTGGAGAAGAAGAGCGACCTGCAG TGCTGCCACTGGAGTGACATGTTTACCGGCCGCCTGCGAGCGGAGATCCCTCCAGCTCTG GTTTCTCTGGGCGATGCGTTGATCATGGCTGGAGCTCGGCTGAAGGTCCTGGATCTGAGCGATAACGCTTTCGGCCCCGATGGTGTGAAAGGCATCGAGCAGCTGCTGAGGAGCGCCGCCTGCCACACGCTGCAGGAACTGCGTCTGAACAACTGCGGAATGGGCATCGGAGGAGGGAAG ATCCTGGCGGCGGCTCTGACGGTGTGTCACAAGGAGTCGAGCGCGCTCGGGGCCCCCTTGCAGCTGAAGGTGTTCATCGCAGGCAGGAACAGACTGGAGAACGACGGAGCCACAGCACTGGCGCAAGCCTTTCAG TTGATTGGCAGTCTAGAGGAAGTCCACATGCCCCAGAATGGCATCAATCACCCAGGAGTCACTGCTTTAGCCACAGCGATGCAGCACAACCCACAGCTACGAGTCCTGAACCTCAACGACAACACTTTCACCAAGAGAGGAGCGATCGCCATGGCACAG gcATTGAAACACCTGCGCAACGTGCAGGTGATAAATTTTGGCGACTGTCTTGTTCGGTCTGAAGGAGCCAGTGCTATAGCAGAGACCCTGAGAGAAGGACTGCCGATACTCAAG GAGCTGAATCTGTCTTTCGGGGAAATCACGGAGGAAGCTGCGTTGGAAGTGGCTCGATCCGTAAAGCATAAAGATCAGTTTGAAAAACTCGACCTGAATG gGAACAGTTTGGGTGAAGAAGGCTGTGATAATCTGCGGGAGGTAATGGAGAGCATGGACATGGCAGACAAACTGGGCACTCTGAG CGATGACGAGGGAGAGCCTGAGGAAGACGAAGATGAGGAGGAAGACgatgacgacgacgacgatgaagaagaagatgtggaggaagaagaggaggaggacgaagaagaagaggaggaggaggatgagggcGAGGAAGAGAAGAGTGAATTAAACCAG TTCTCGACGCCTCCTTCAGCGCCTCGGACTCCAGACGTCTCGTCTTTCCTCAGCTTTCCGTCTCCAGACAAACTCCTGCGACTCGGCGCAAAGAGAAGCTTCCTCATCCAGCAGCAG gTGGACGTGTCGGACGTCAGTAAGACCGTGGAGGCGTTCCTGAAGATCTCGTCGGTGTTTAAGGAAGACGACGGCGAGGTGAAGGCAGCCGTGCTGGAGAGCGTCG acgcAGTGCTGAGCAAGGCCTTCCTCACACCCTCCTTCCAGGGCTTGACCTTTATGTCGTCGTTGCTGGTGATGCTCGGACTGTTAAAG AGTGAAGACAAGCTGAAGCCGGTGAAGGTGGTCCCAGGACATCTACAGTGTCTGGAGCATGCCGTGAAACAGGGCTACTTCCCTCGAGAACACATCACCGTGCTGAAGGCTTTCATGGCCAG GCCGAATAAGTCTCTGGAGCCGTGCAGCAGCGCTCGAGACCGTCTGAAAACCACCCTCCAGAAACTCACAGCCGAGAGCTGA
- the LOC122329915 gene encoding tripartite motif-containing protein 16-like protein isoform X1 — protein MAETNILVEQDEFTCSVCLDLLKDPVTIPCGHSYCMSCISGIWNQEDRKEIYRCPQCRQIFSPRPVLGKNVVFAQMVEKLKMRLQATPVPLPPLVPPPVPAHHHTGSGDVQCDACSGIKQTAVKTCRECRNSYCQNHLEQHESLFRGRGHNLMDATGRLKNMMCRQHDKMLEIYCRTDQRCICMQCLVDEHKNHDTVSTAAARTEKQAHLEEKKKKIHLRIQKREKDLQELREAVASHKRSAQTAVEDSERIFSELIRSIEKRRSEAKQLIRDQERAAVKQAEEQLERLEQEINDLRRTEAELKQVSHTDDHIHFLQSLSSLSLSGSTDSLTISSHLSFDSVLKSISQLRDKLQQFSSETIENISGTVKTIQILQNPEYDTKQEFLQYFHQLTLDPNTVHPCLLLSEGNTVITYTDTYNNYPFHPERFDYAQGLCRQSVTGRCYWEVEYSGSAGVYTAVAYKSIGRKGEGLECAFGSNNQSWILFTSPSRCSFRHNNKNTSLPAVSCRRVGVYVDHSAGTLSFYSVSDTMSLIHRVQTAFTQPLYAGFGLGLYSTAKLCRLRS, from the exons ATGGCGGAAACCAATATTTTAGTGGAACAGGATGAATTCACTTGCTCTGTGTGTCTGGATCTTCTGAAGGATCCAGTGACGATTCCCTGCGGACACAGTTACTGCATGAGCTGCATCTCAGGAATCTGGAATCAAGAGGATCGCAAGGAAATCTACAGATGTCCTCAGTGCAGACAGATCTTCAGTCCAAGGCCAGTTTTGGGTAAAAATGTGGTGTTTGCTCAAATGGTGGAGAAACTCAAGATGAGACTCCAAGCCACTCCCGTTCCTCTTCCTCCACTGGTTCCTCCACCGGTTCCTGCTCATCATCACACAGGATCTGGAGATGTTCAGTGCGACGCCTGCTCTGGGATCAAACAGACCGCTGTGAAGACGTGTCGGGAGTGTCGCAACTCTTACTGCCAAAATCACcttgaacaacatgagagtCTCTTCAGAGGTAGAGGACACAATCTGATGGACGCCACCGGACGACTGAAGAACATGATGTGCCGTCAACATGATAAAATGCTGGAGATTTACTGCCGTACCGATCAGAGATGTATCTGCATGCAGTGTTTGGTGGACGAACATAAAAATCACGACACTGTATCAACTGCAGCAGCGAGGACAGAGAAACAG GCACATttggaggagaagaagaagaaaattcaTCTGAGAAtccagaagagagagaaagatcttCAGGAGCTGAGAGAAGCTGTGGCGTCTCATAAG CGCTCTGCACAGACAGCGGTGGAGGACAGCGAGAGGATCTTCTCTGAACTCATCCGATCCATTGAGAAACGACGCTCTGAGGCGAAGCAGCTCATCAGAGATCAGGAAAGAGCTGCAGTGAAGCAAGCTGAAGAACAACTGGAGCGACTGGAGCAAGAGATCAATGATCTGAGGAGAACAGAAGCTGAACTGAAGCAGGTTTCACACACGGATGATCATATTCATTTCCTCCAG AGTTtgtcgtctctctctctttccggATCCACCGACAGCCTCACTATCAGTTCTCATCTGTCTTTTGACAGCGTATTGAAATCCATCTCTCAGCTCAGAGACAAACTGCAGCAGTTCTCCAGTGAGACTATAGAAAACATATCTggaacag TGAAAACCATCCAGATCCTTCAGAATCCTGAATATGACACCAAGCAGGAGTTCCTACAAT ATTTCCATCAGCTCACTCTGGATCCAAACACGGTGCATCCTTGTCTCCTCCTGTCTGAGGGCAACACAGTCATCACTTACACCGACACATACAACAATTACCCTTTTCACCCGGAGCGGTTCGACTACGCTCAGGGGCTGTGTAGACAGAGTGTGAcgggacgctgttactgggaggtgGAGTACAGCGGTAGTGCAGGCGTGTATACAGCAGTGGCGTATAAGAGCATCGGCAGAAAGGGAGAGGGACTGGAGTGCGCGTTTGGGTCTAATAATCAATCCTGGATACTGTTCACTTCTCCCTCGAGGTGCTCGTTTAggcacaacaacaaaaacactagTCTCCCTGCAGTGTCCTGCCgtagagtaggagtgtatgtggatcaCAGCGCAGggactctgtccttctacagcgtctcaGACACAATGAGTCTCATCCACAGAGTCCAGACCGCTTTCACTCAGCCGCTGTATGCTGGGTTCGGACTAGGTCTCTACTCGACCGCAAAACTGTGTCGCCTACGCAGTTGA